In a single window of the Flavivirga spongiicola genome:
- a CDS encoding SPOR domain-containing protein has product MKPLNLKISFLSIICFAFTSFYCSAQQGNVTVNQDKNITTLLNLKKEMNKNEEDPSRYKIQIYSGNRADAKSAQKEFRNSFTVWNPTIQYEPPNFKIWVGNFRTRLEADRALKKVKKKFPHAFIFKPKKKKN; this is encoded by the coding sequence ATGAAGCCATTGAATCTAAAAATTAGCTTTTTAAGCATTATTTGTTTTGCATTTACTTCGTTTTATTGTTCAGCTCAACAAGGCAATGTTACTGTAAATCAAGACAAAAACATAACTACTTTATTAAATCTCAAAAAAGAGATGAATAAAAATGAGGAAGATCCTAGCAGATATAAAATACAAATCTATTCTGGGAATCGTGCTGATGCAAAAAGTGCTCAAAAAGAGTTTCGTAATTCATTTACCGTTTGGAATCCCACTATTCAATACGAACCACCAAATTTTAAAATTTGGGTAGGTAATTTTAGAACACGCTTAGAAGCTGATAGAGCACTAAAAAAAGTGAAGAAAAAATTTCCTCATGCTTTTATATTTAAACCTAAAAAGAAGAAAAATTAA
- a CDS encoding phage tail protein, whose protein sequence is MKTRFSVLLLFFMFSMNVTLHAQDEPLLGEIKMFAGNFAPRGWAFCDGQLLSIGQNTALFSLLGTTYGGDGRTTFALPDLRGRTPVHAGEGPSLTPIRLGQKGGQESQHLSEIYVLENESKSSKKVRVLGNNGAYKTHNTRSPYLGVKYIIALQGTYPSRY, encoded by the coding sequence ATGAAGACCAGATTCTCAGTTTTATTGCTATTCTTTATGTTTTCAATGAATGTTACATTGCATGCTCAAGACGAGCCTCTTTTAGGAGAGATTAAAATGTTTGCAGGCAATTTTGCACCTCGAGGTTGGGCGTTTTGTGATGGGCAATTATTATCCATTGGCCAGAATACTGCGTTATTTTCTTTATTAGGAACTACTTATGGAGGTGATGGAAGAACAACTTTTGCTTTACCAGATTTAAGAGGAAGAACACCTGTACATGCTGGGGAAGGGCCATCACTTACACCAATTAGATTAGGTCAAAAAGGGGGGCAAGAATCTCAACATCTTAGTGAAATTTATGTGTTAGAGAATGAATCGAAAAGTTCTAAAAAAGTGAGAGTCTTAGGAAACAATGGTGCATATAAAACGCATAATACGCGATCACCCTATCTAGGTGTTAAATATATAATTGCTTTACAAGGGACTTATCCGTCAAGATATTAA
- the nusA gene encoding transcription termination factor NusA → MENVALIESFSEFKDDKLIDRVTLMAILEDVFRSALKKKYGDDDNFDIIVNPDKGDLEIWRNRVVVADGEVEEPNQEISLSEAQKIEPDFEVGEDVSEEVKLIDLGRRAILALRQNLISKIHEHDNTIIYKQFKDLIGEIYTAEVHHIRHRAVILLDDEGNEIVLPKDRQIPSDFFRKGDNVRGVIDSVELKGAKPTIIMSRSSPVFLEKLFEQEIPEVFDGLITIKNVVRIPGEKAKVAVDSYDDRIDPVGACVGMKGSRIHGIVRELGNENIDVINYTNNLQLYITRALSPARVTSIKLNEETKRAEVILKPEEVSKAIGRGGHNIRLAGQLTGYEIDVFREGAEEDVELREFSDEIEGWIIEEFSKAGLDTAKSILEQEVGDLVKRTDLEEETINEVIRILKEEFEE, encoded by the coding sequence ATGGAAAATGTCGCGTTAATTGAATCTTTTTCAGAATTCAAAGATGATAAGCTCATTGACAGAGTCACGTTAATGGCAATTTTAGAAGATGTATTTAGAAGCGCCTTAAAAAAGAAGTATGGCGATGATGATAATTTTGATATAATTGTAAATCCTGATAAAGGAGATTTAGAGATATGGAGAAATAGAGTTGTGGTTGCAGATGGTGAAGTTGAAGAACCAAACCAAGAAATTTCTTTGTCTGAAGCTCAAAAAATTGAACCAGATTTTGAAGTAGGAGAAGATGTGTCTGAAGAAGTAAAGCTTATCGATTTAGGGAGAAGAGCTATTTTGGCATTACGTCAAAATCTGATTTCTAAAATTCATGAACATGATAATACCATAATTTATAAGCAATTTAAAGATTTAATAGGAGAAATATATACAGCAGAAGTACATCACATTCGTCATAGAGCAGTTATTCTGTTGGATGATGAAGGCAACGAAATTGTATTACCGAAAGATAGACAAATACCTTCAGATTTCTTTAGAAAAGGAGATAATGTAAGAGGTGTTATTGATTCTGTTGAGCTTAAAGGAGCTAAACCAACGATTATAATGTCTAGAAGCTCTCCTGTATTTTTAGAGAAACTATTTGAACAAGAAATTCCAGAGGTTTTTGATGGTTTAATTACTATTAAAAATGTCGTGAGAATTCCAGGAGAGAAAGCAAAGGTAGCAGTAGATTCTTATGATGATAGAATAGATCCTGTTGGAGCTTGTGTTGGTATGAAAGGATCAAGAATTCATGGAATTGTTCGTGAATTAGGTAATGAAAATATTGATGTAATTAATTATACTAATAATTTACAGCTATACATTACAAGAGCATTAAGTCCTGCAAGAGTCACTTCAATTAAATTAAATGAAGAGACTAAAAGAGCAGAAGTTATTTTAAAACCAGAAGAAGTAAGTAAAGCTATTGGTAGAGGCGGTCATAATATTCGTTTAGCAGGCCAATTAACTGGTTATGAGATTGATGTGTTTAGAGAAGGTGCTGAAGAGGATGTGGAATTAAGAGAGTTCTCTGACGAAATAGAAGGATGGATTATTGAAGAGTTTAGTAAAGCTGGATTAGATACTGCTAAAAGTATTTTAGAGCAAGAAGTAGGCGATTTAGTAAAAAGAACAGACTTAGAAGAAGAAACAATTAATGAGGTTATTAGAATTTTAAAAGAAGAATTCGAAGAATAA
- a CDS encoding c-type cytochrome, protein MEKVIHRKLRKNILRLGLIILLAFTTSLSAQEGDPAKGKSLFNANCAACHQLDKKMTGPALRHVEQRLSDEQGLDRDWISAWIRNSAGVIKSGDAYANKIYNDYGGAAMTAMPQLSDDDINNILAYTAEEKAAPAVAAVATESTTGTSDIGGISNELILGALAILFILLAAGLFVVNKTLRRFASVQNIELSEATERTPLWEAFVKNQFLMLVTAIFFLLASAYFVFGYFMQIGVDQGYEPVQPIHYSHKIHAGDNGIDCKYCHSSARVSKTSGIPSLNVCMNCHKSIYEVAPETLAEGNKIGIDYNAEIQKLYAAAGWDDAEQKYTGNSQPVKWVRIHNLPDFVYFNHSQHVTVAGIECQTCHGPVEEMEVMYQHAPLTMGWCIECHRTTNVNVKDNAYYTKIHEELSKKYGVDKLTAAQMGGLECGKCHY, encoded by the coding sequence ATGGAAAAGGTGATTCACCGTAAATTAAGGAAAAACATTCTTCGTTTAGGCTTAATTATTTTATTAGCGTTTACAACCTCTCTTTCTGCTCAGGAAGGAGATCCAGCAAAAGGAAAATCTTTATTTAATGCCAATTGTGCTGCTTGTCATCAACTAGATAAAAAAATGACAGGTCCTGCATTACGTCATGTTGAACAACGTTTGTCTGATGAACAAGGTTTAGACAGAGATTGGATTAGTGCTTGGATACGTAACAGTGCAGGTGTCATTAAATCTGGTGATGCATACGCAAACAAAATTTATAATGATTATGGTGGAGCAGCGATGACTGCTATGCCTCAATTATCGGATGATGATATAAATAATATTCTTGCATATACCGCTGAAGAAAAAGCAGCTCCTGCCGTTGCGGCAGTAGCGACGGAATCGACTACAGGGACGTCGGATATAGGAGGTATTTCAAACGAACTTATTTTAGGAGCTCTAGCAATCCTATTTATATTGTTAGCTGCTGGTTTATTTGTGGTAAACAAAACATTACGTCGTTTTGCTTCGGTACAAAATATAGAGTTATCAGAAGCTACAGAAAGAACACCATTATGGGAGGCTTTTGTTAAGAATCAATTCTTAATGTTGGTAACAGCTATATTTTTCTTATTGGCTAGTGCATATTTTGTTTTTGGGTATTTCATGCAAATTGGTGTTGATCAAGGATATGAGCCTGTACAGCCAATACATTATTCACATAAAATTCATGCTGGTGATAACGGTATCGATTGTAAATACTGTCACTCTTCTGCAAGAGTAAGTAAAACATCTGGTATTCCTTCATTAAATGTATGTATGAATTGTCATAAATCTATATATGAAGTTGCTCCGGAAACTTTGGCTGAAGGCAATAAAATAGGTATAGATTATAATGCCGAAATTCAAAAATTATATGCAGCAGCAGGATGGGACGATGCTGAGCAAAAATATACAGGGAATTCTCAACCAGTAAAATGGGTGCGTATTCATAACTTACCGGATTTTGTTTACTTTAACCACTCGCAACACGTCACTGTTGCAGGAATTGAGTGTCAAACGTGTCATGGTCCTGTTGAAGAAATGGAAGTGATGTATCAGCATGCACCATTAACAATGGGTTGGTGTATTGAGTGTCACAGAACAACTAATGTGAATGTAAAAGACAATGCTTACTATACAAAAATACATGAAGAGTTATCTAAAAAGTATGGTGTAGATAAGTTAACAGCTGCTCAAATGGGTGGACTGGAATGTGGTAAGTGTCACTATTAA
- a CDS encoding universal stress protein, with protein MKKILVPTDFSDQAENALKVAAQLARKYNCEIYLLHIIEIPLQEVDPLSSYSNLPEAIYFMKLAHKQFKELKTNDYLEGLVIYENVEFHEIFKSIFHVCKKHDIDLVIMGSNGVSGLKEMLIGSNTEKVVRTSETPVLVVKNEHKTFKVNDFVFASDFKDESKAAYEKAIDFANILKAKIHLLIVNTPNKFVTSATSKKRMTKFSEAFDFSNYTINIYNDLSIEKGIMNFSQSIKADLIGMSTHGRQGISHFFNGSISEDLVNHAKRPVITFKI; from the coding sequence ATGAAAAAAATACTTGTTCCGACTGACTTTTCAGATCAAGCCGAAAACGCTTTAAAAGTAGCAGCCCAATTGGCAAGAAAATATAATTGCGAAATTTATTTATTACATATAATCGAAATACCACTACAGGAGGTTGATCCTTTAAGTTCTTACAGTAATTTACCTGAAGCTATTTATTTTATGAAATTAGCACATAAGCAGTTTAAAGAATTAAAAACTAATGACTATTTAGAAGGTCTGGTAATATATGAAAACGTTGAGTTTCATGAGATTTTTAAAAGTATTTTTCACGTTTGTAAAAAGCATGATATAGACCTTGTTATTATGGGTTCCAATGGAGTTAGTGGTTTAAAAGAAATGCTTATTGGCAGCAATACCGAAAAAGTGGTTCGCACCTCAGAAACGCCTGTTTTAGTTGTGAAAAATGAACACAAAACTTTTAAAGTTAATGATTTTGTATTCGCATCAGATTTTAAAGACGAAAGTAAGGCCGCCTATGAAAAAGCTATTGATTTTGCTAATATATTAAAGGCCAAAATACATTTACTCATTGTAAACACACCTAATAAATTTGTCACTTCTGCAACATCAAAAAAGAGAATGACAAAATTTAGCGAAGCTTTTGATTTTTCAAATTATACGATTAATATTTACAATGATCTTAGTATTGAAAAAGGGATCATGAATTTTTCTCAATCTATAAAAGCTGATTTAATTGGCATGAGTACGCATGGAAGGCAAGGTATTTCTCATTTCTTTAATGGCAGTATTAGTGAAGATTTAGTAAACCATGCTAAACGTCCTGTGATTACTTTTAAGATTTAA
- the rimP gene encoding ribosome assembly cofactor RimP: MFKTTVTDLLEAALIERPDLFLIDFSIQGDNQIKVTIDGDSGVLVEDCMFVSRAIEHNLDREEQDFSLEVMSAGATSPLVHKRQYKKNLNRVLHVKTTSDKLEGTLTEATDSDIRLEWKVREPKPVGKGKVTVKKEANIAYENIVEAKVMIKF, encoded by the coding sequence ATGTTTAAAACTACTGTTACAGATTTACTAGAAGCTGCGTTAATTGAAAGACCAGATTTATTTCTTATAGATTTTTCTATTCAAGGAGATAATCAAATTAAGGTAACAATAGATGGTGATAGTGGTGTTTTAGTTGAAGATTGTATGTTTGTTAGTAGAGCCATTGAACATAATCTTGATAGAGAAGAACAAGATTTTTCTTTGGAAGTTATGTCTGCAGGAGCAACATCACCTCTAGTTCACAAAAGACAATATAAAAAGAATTTAAACAGAGTGCTTCATGTGAAGACCACTTCTGATAAACTAGAAGGAACACTTACAGAAGCAACAGACAGTGATATTAGATTAGAATGGAAAGTTAGGGAGCCAAAACCTGTAGGGAAAGGTAAAGTAACTGTAAAAAAAGAAGCGAACATCGCTTACGAAAATATTGTAGAAGCAAAAGTTATGATTAAATTTTAA
- the infB gene encoding translation initiation factor IF-2, which translates to MAETIRLNKVLRELNISLDRAVEFLDSKGIEIEKRPTTKISEEVYTVLSNEFQTDASKKVASKEVGEAKIKEKEVLREQRERELEEKQKETAKKEKIVKAAVALSGPKQVGKIDLEPKKKKAETVSEKKEKVEESKVEPAKKETKVEPAKKEVKVEAVKEKAKEKIVEAVKAETVVEKKVEEKQEEKPKKEIINEDGEVIPDEKVATQYKKLTGPKIAGDKIDLSQFNKPKKKKEEKKPPVAKAGEAGAANKKKRRRISKVGGPQAGKGQGNRPGGGRPGGNDRFKGKPGQGRRNIVKEEPSEEDVKKQVRETLEKLQGKSSKGKGAKYRRDKRDQHREQTEIDQQIEAAESKILKVTEFVTASEVATMMDVSVTQIISACMSLGMMVTMNQRLDAETLSIVAEEFGYKVEFITADIEESIEEVEDKPEDLEPRAPIVTVMGHVDHGKTSLLDYIREENVIAGESGGITQHIGAYGVELENGQEIAFLDTPGHEAFTAMRARGAQVTDIAIILAAADDDIMPQTKEAISHAQAAGVPIVFAINKIDKPDANPDKIKEGLAQMNLLVEDWGGKIQSHDISAKVGTGVKELLEKVLLEAELLELKANPNKPAVGTVVEAFLDKGRGYVSTILVQAGTLKVGDYVLAGQHSGKVKAMHDERGNDVEAAGPSTPVSILGLDGAPQAGDKFNVFADEREAKQIASKRAQLQREQSVRTQRHITLDEIGRRIALGDFQELNIILKGDVDGSVEALTDSFQKLSTEEIQVNILHKGVGAITESDVLLASASDAIIVGFNVRPVGNARTIADKEEIDIRTYSIIYDAINDLKDAMEGMLSPELKEEITGTAEIREIFKVSKVGTIAGCMVTNGKILRSSGIRLIRDGVVVYTGELASLKRFKDDAKEVTKGYDCGMQVKNYNDIKEGDIIEAFHEVEVKKKLK; encoded by the coding sequence ATGGCTGAGACAATTAGATTAAATAAAGTATTACGCGAGCTTAACATCTCTCTAGATCGTGCTGTAGAATTTTTAGATTCTAAAGGCATTGAAATAGAGAAACGACCCACTACGAAAATTTCAGAAGAAGTATATACTGTTCTTTCTAATGAATTTCAAACAGATGCTAGTAAAAAAGTAGCATCTAAAGAGGTTGGCGAAGCTAAGATAAAAGAGAAAGAAGTGTTGCGTGAGCAACGCGAGCGTGAACTTGAAGAGAAACAAAAAGAAACAGCCAAAAAAGAAAAAATAGTTAAAGCTGCCGTGGCACTTTCAGGGCCTAAGCAAGTTGGTAAAATTGATTTAGAGCCAAAAAAGAAGAAAGCAGAAACCGTTTCTGAGAAAAAAGAAAAAGTAGAAGAATCTAAAGTTGAGCCTGCTAAAAAAGAGACTAAAGTTGAGCCTGCTAAAAAAGAGGTAAAAGTTGAAGCTGTAAAAGAAAAGGCAAAAGAAAAAATCGTAGAAGCGGTTAAGGCAGAAACTGTTGTTGAGAAGAAAGTTGAAGAAAAGCAAGAAGAAAAACCGAAGAAGGAGATTATAAATGAAGATGGAGAAGTTATTCCAGATGAAAAGGTTGCCACACAGTATAAGAAACTTACAGGCCCAAAAATAGCAGGTGATAAAATTGATTTATCTCAATTTAATAAGCCAAAGAAAAAGAAAGAAGAAAAGAAACCACCAGTAGCAAAAGCAGGAGAAGCTGGAGCAGCAAACAAGAAAAAACGTAGGCGTATTAGTAAAGTTGGTGGACCTCAAGCTGGAAAAGGTCAAGGAAATAGACCTGGAGGAGGAAGACCTGGAGGAAACGATAGATTTAAAGGGAAACCTGGTCAAGGTCGTCGCAATATCGTAAAGGAAGAGCCTAGTGAAGAAGATGTAAAAAAACAAGTACGTGAAACACTTGAAAAACTTCAAGGAAAATCTTCAAAAGGTAAAGGAGCAAAATATAGAAGAGATAAAAGAGATCAACATAGGGAACAAACTGAGATTGATCAACAAATAGAAGCAGCAGAAAGTAAGATTCTTAAAGTTACAGAATTTGTTACTGCAAGTGAAGTTGCCACTATGATGGATGTATCTGTAACTCAAATTATTTCTGCATGTATGTCATTAGGTATGATGGTAACGATGAATCAGCGTTTAGATGCTGAAACATTGTCTATCGTAGCCGAAGAGTTTGGTTATAAAGTAGAATTTATAACTGCAGATATAGAAGAATCTATTGAAGAGGTTGAAGACAAACCAGAAGATTTAGAACCACGTGCGCCGATTGTAACTGTAATGGGTCACGTAGATCATGGTAAAACATCACTTCTGGATTATATACGTGAAGAAAATGTAATTGCAGGAGAATCTGGAGGAATTACTCAGCATATTGGAGCATACGGAGTTGAATTAGAAAATGGACAAGAAATTGCATTTCTAGATACACCAGGTCATGAGGCCTTTACAGCAATGCGTGCGCGTGGAGCTCAGGTAACAGACATAGCTATTATTTTAGCTGCTGCAGATGATGATATCATGCCACAAACAAAAGAAGCCATATCACATGCTCAAGCAGCAGGAGTTCCTATTGTTTTTGCTATTAATAAAATAGATAAACCAGATGCTAATCCAGACAAGATTAAAGAAGGGTTGGCGCAAATGAATCTTTTGGTTGAAGATTGGGGTGGTAAAATTCAATCGCATGATATATCAGCAAAAGTAGGTACCGGTGTTAAAGAACTATTAGAAAAAGTATTGCTTGAAGCTGAGTTATTAGAGCTTAAAGCGAATCCAAATAAACCGGCAGTAGGTACGGTAGTGGAAGCCTTTTTGGATAAAGGAAGAGGTTATGTGTCAACTATTTTAGTGCAAGCTGGAACTTTAAAAGTGGGAGATTATGTGTTAGCAGGCCAGCATAGTGGTAAGGTGAAAGCGATGCATGACGAAAGAGGGAACGATGTTGAAGCAGCTGGACCTTCTACACCTGTCTCTATTCTTGGTTTAGATGGCGCACCGCAGGCAGGTGATAAATTTAATGTATTTGCAGACGAGCGAGAAGCAAAACAAATTGCATCAAAAAGAGCGCAATTGCAACGCGAACAATCTGTTAGAACACAACGTCATATTACACTCGATGAGATTGGTCGTCGTATAGCACTTGGTGATTTCCAAGAATTAAATATTATCCTTAAAGGTGATGTGGATGGTTCTGTTGAAGCATTAACAGATTCGTTCCAAAAATTATCTACGGAAGAGATTCAAGTTAATATCTTGCATAAAGGTGTTGGAGCAATTACTGAAAGTGATGTATTATTAGCATCTGCATCCGATGCCATTATTGTTGGGTTTAATGTACGTCCAGTTGGAAATGCAAGAACAATTGCTGATAAGGAAGAAATCGATATTAGAACATATTCTATTATTTATGATGCAATTAATGACCTTAAAGATGCGATGGAAGGGATGTTATCTCCAGAACTTAAAGAAGAGATTACAGGAACTGCCGAAATTAGAGAAATATTTAAAGTATCTAAAGTTGGAACTATTGCTGGTTGTATGGTAACCAATGGAAAAATACTTAGATCATCTGGTATTCGCTTAATTAGAGATGGTGTGGTAGTTTATACTGGTGAATTAGCGTCATTAAAACGATTTAAAGATGATGCTAAGGAAGTAACAAAAGGTTACGATTGTGGTATGCAAGTTAAAAACTATAACGATATTAAAGAAGGAGACATCATTGAAGCCTTCCATGAGGTTGAGGTTAAAAAGAAATTGAAATAA
- a CDS encoding YCF48-related protein, whose translation MKKKLLILSCIILYFGKIHSQTSWELLNPKPTANTGKNVEFVTNNIGYIITSNELLETLDAGTTWLKKQNISSGNDLSFHNTTGYIVGSNGYVLKSTDSGVSWNQISTGFSGSFNTVNIIDDNNIILSTSNSIVKTNDGGTTWESLNIQNSGVNKTSFTSSLIGHAVCNGGTILKTIDGGQNWYTTQSANTFPSDFFTVYFINENIGFATREHSNIYKTTDAGETWTEISGTTDAIYDFHFLDENNGFITGDHGATFKTTDGGTTWTRIFFQLGRIYNTSMYGIYFQDANIGFATGARGRIIKTIDGGSTWEQYSNYNDFSQIQFLNSTTGYIQAWNNFYKTNDNGNTWDLIGALSLGNTVSNGEFTFVNENIGYATTSGTNGGHVFKTTDGGVTWSALNNGYDLIDEGISSIFFINENTGFVSGGFNQRKVMKTVDGGVNWTQTSNQEFGQIQFVNNQVGYGNRIGYSNGRMYKTTDGGDTWNVNFELDEEINAFHFVDENNGYFVGDQGLIYKTTDGGTNWVELDVPYEDYVFVKFYNSNVGYLRGNSGRIYRTQNAGNSWELLSTISGITDLQLTNQNIFLAGSNGKIYRSDVEYETLFLHINPVKNITNSSTHLTGNVTSNGEAISNVQFEYSKGYSFHNIISTTPSTVNSNESLNVSIHLSNLEPNTTYYFRLSGKQNSTTRYSDIFSFKTLPDYEITTNFVYNYSATTAEISGNIVSNEHDITNVEFQYGLSSDALTNNIDGNPKLVIGNTTENITTSLDNLQPETQYFYRIKATHQGEAIYSNIQSFFTRPEYNITLYRPNINGNNVTLSAFLTSYSQDITDIVFEYGTIDYENNIPTTPSQVNANNSASVSATITNLDTNLNYYYRLKAMHNGKVIHSEESVFNFSGDIIIVNGTIEEAIQTNSLELRGLINSYGAYLTNIQFEYGVTESFGSSIAGMPNYVYSYNTKLITGLINDPLPNQTYYYRLAATNNGNIIYSDTYQFTTGTLSITGFDLEKRISIYPNPTIGFVNIKSNISEKIKSIEFYNALGQRIYYENVSNISHIKVNVSAFTKEIYFVKVNFESNKAVSSKLILN comes from the coding sequence ATGAAAAAAAAACTACTTATCCTATCTTGCATCATTCTATATTTTGGTAAAATCCACTCTCAAACAAGTTGGGAATTATTAAACCCTAAGCCAACAGCTAATACAGGAAAAAATGTTGAGTTTGTTACAAATAATATTGGATACATTATTACATCTAATGAGTTATTAGAAACACTGGACGCAGGTACTACTTGGTTAAAAAAACAAAATATTTCTAGTGGAAATGATTTAAGCTTTCATAATACAACTGGTTATATTGTTGGTAGTAATGGGTATGTGTTGAAATCTACAGATAGCGGGGTATCATGGAATCAAATATCAACGGGTTTTAGCGGTTCTTTTAATACTGTAAATATCATTGATGACAATAATATTATATTATCAACTTCAAATAGCATAGTAAAAACTAACGATGGTGGAACGACATGGGAAAGTTTGAATATTCAAAATTCTGGTGTTAATAAAACATCCTTTACTAGTTCACTAATAGGACATGCTGTTTGCAATGGAGGAACAATATTAAAAACAATTGATGGAGGACAAAACTGGTATACAACACAAAGTGCTAATACATTTCCTTCGGATTTTTTTACTGTCTATTTTATAAATGAAAATATCGGTTTTGCAACAAGAGAACATAGTAATATTTACAAAACTACTGATGCTGGTGAAACTTGGACTGAAATCTCTGGAACTACAGACGCAATATATGATTTTCACTTTTTGGATGAGAATAACGGTTTTATAACGGGTGACCATGGAGCAACCTTCAAAACAACAGATGGGGGAACTACTTGGACTCGTATTTTCTTTCAACTGGGTAGAATATATAATACTTCTATGTATGGCATTTACTTTCAGGATGCCAATATTGGTTTTGCAACTGGTGCGAGAGGGCGGATTATTAAAACTATTGATGGAGGTAGTACATGGGAACAATACTCAAATTACAATGATTTCAGTCAAATCCAGTTTCTAAATAGTACTACTGGATATATACAAGCATGGAACAATTTTTATAAAACCAACGATAATGGAAATACTTGGGATTTGATTGGGGCGTTAAGTTTAGGAAACACTGTCTCGAATGGGGAATTTACATTTGTAAATGAAAATATAGGTTATGCAACAACTAGTGGGACGAATGGAGGCCACGTATTTAAAACAACAGATGGAGGTGTTACATGGTCTGCTCTAAACAATGGTTATGATTTAATTGATGAAGGTATAAGTTCTATTTTCTTTATTAATGAAAATACTGGTTTTGTTTCTGGAGGCTTTAATCAAAGAAAAGTAATGAAAACTGTTGATGGTGGTGTTAACTGGACTCAAACTTCTAATCAAGAATTTGGCCAAATACAATTTGTCAATAATCAGGTTGGATATGGGAATAGAATCGGATATTCAAATGGTAGAATGTATAAAACTACAGACGGCGGTGATACTTGGAATGTTAATTTTGAATTAGATGAAGAAATTAACGCATTTCATTTTGTAGATGAAAACAATGGATACTTTGTTGGTGACCAAGGCTTGATTTACAAAACAACTGACGGAGGTACCAATTGGGTAGAATTAGACGTTCCTTATGAAGATTATGTTTTCGTGAAATTTTATAACTCTAATGTAGGATATTTAAGAGGTAATAGTGGTCGCATTTATAGAACTCAAAATGCTGGCAACAGCTGGGAACTATTAAGTACAATTTCTGGCATAACTGATTTACAATTAACCAATCAAAATATATTTTTGGCAGGCTCAAACGGTAAAATTTACAGAAGTGATGTAGAATACGAAACCCTATTTTTGCATATTAACCCAGTTAAAAACATAACTAATTCGAGTACGCATTTAACCGGTAACGTTACTTCTAATGGTGAAGCTATTTCAAATGTTCAATTTGAATATAGTAAAGGTTATTCCTTCCATAATATTATTTCTACAACACCAAGTACAGTTAATTCAAATGAATCTTTGAATGTTTCTATTCATTTATCAAATCTAGAACCAAACACTACATATTACTTTAGATTATCCGGAAAACAGAATTCAACTACAAGATATAGTGATATTTTTAGCTTTAAAACACTTCCCGACTATGAGATAACAACAAATTTCGTCTATAACTATTCAGCAACTACAGCAGAAATCTCAGGTAATATCGTTTCTAATGAACATGATATTACAAATGTAGAATTTCAATATGGATTAAGTTCTGATGCGCTTACTAATAATATAGATGGAAACCCAAAATTAGTAATTGGTAATACAACTGAAAATATTACTACGAGTTTGGATAATCTACAACCCGAGACCCAATATTTTTATAGAATTAAGGCTACCCACCAAGGTGAAGCTATTTATAGTAATATACAGTCTTTCTTTACACGGCCTGAATACAATATTACCCTTTATAGACCAAATATTAACGGAAATAATGTTACACTATCGGCATTTTTAACTTCTTACAGCCAAGATATAACCGACATTGTATTTGAATATGGAACTATCGATTATGAAAATAATATACCGACGACCCCTTCACAAGTCAATGCAAACAATTCTGCATCTGTTAGCGCTACGATAACGAACTTAGATACAAATTTAAATTACTATTATAGATTAAAAGCCATGCATAACGGAAAAGTTATTCATAGCGAAGAGAGTGTATTCAATTTCTCAGGAGATATTATTATAGTAAATGGAACCATAGAAGAAGCTATACAAACCAATTCTTTAGAGTTAAGAGGTTTAATTAATAGTTATGGTGCTTATTTAACAAATATTCAGTTCGAATACGGAGTTACAGAAAGTTTTGGTTCATCAATAGCAGGAATGCCAAATTATGTTTATAGTTATAACACTAAATTAATAACAGGTTTAATCAACGATCCTTTACCAAATCAAACTTATTACTACAGATTAGCTGCCACCAATAATGGGAATATAATTTATTCAGACACCTATCAATTTACAACAGGCACATTAAGTATTACAGGTTTTGATTTAGAAAAAAGGATATCAATATATCCAAACCCAACAATTGGTTTTGTGAATATTAAATCTAATATTTCTGAAAAAATCAAGTCTATTGAATTTTATAATGCTTTAGGTCAACGCATTTATTATGAAAATGTTTCTAACATTTCTCATATAAAAGTAAATGTATCCGCTTTTACAAAAGAAATATACTTCGTAAAAGTAAATTTTGAAAGTAATAAAGCGGTATCGTCGAAATTAATATTGAATTAA